Proteins from one Penicillium digitatum chromosome 2, complete sequence genomic window:
- a CDS encoding Reverse transcriptase, putative, with product MAVAGGGRKPNSPPETEFSKAPPKKPRNHFSTMEELAQSAREVLNTMENDGRGEIYIINFVKSVEQYALNSLKGDKPQVQVMEKVQQALNRLDQRMDSIEKATTAIKATATTPSTQTSNSNDSAAFWARLQKWGQGTGSGPPPSLPTSNGSSSIGVSPAELREDREIIVKIRDSDTRETLRRRTPREIVEQAERTREQAARRKASAPLGGGCHFLAAKVLPSGDVKMTANSASGAELLRKHADGWLKSFGPAAHVRKPTWGVVARGIDTKTMLLTQESMAGMAKELVRQNSHSWGDTQVEILHLGWLVKPGKRREGSIIIEFTDPVVANQAITQGTLWQHQVHQTTRFCREGRSKLCLKCQKPGHVHSQCLNEYQCGHCAKQHPTWECAKQGDVEVKCANCGGGHRPTSDACEVRTAAKEGARLALANSPLFHRVPLHFRQRETTKGSTTTSQSQQGLDTPIHAPQQTAQRTTIYRAAPTSNRTVIASHPTENAPHPTENASHPTKEIRRMYTKVGVEKPQRRKEPSHVMRTRSRTSEDDDLPIIPEELAETASAVSQSARSLRSQNQETMQFMTDPEKQLQTSYKKRRMTAPADDMAEDYVMDEQPRTTRRYQLVRHKVAEIDEDAEEEFHDASEHSDDPGTDTNNTTTSQ from the coding sequence atggctgtcgccggtggtggaagaaaaccaaattcgccccctgaaacagagttttcaaaggcaccccccaagaaaccacggaaccactttagtaccatggaggagctcgctcagagtgctagagaggtgctgaacacaatggaaaatgacggaagaggtgagatatatattatcaactttgtgaaatccgtcgagcaatacgcactgaactccctgaagggggacaaaccgcaggttcaggtcatggaaaaggtgcaacaggcactcaaccgactcgaccagcgtatggatagcatcgaaaaagctacgacggcgatcaaagcaacagcaacgacaccgtccacacaaacaagcaattcgaacgactcggcagccttctgggcacggctccagaaatggggacaagggaccggctccggcccccccccatctctcccgacaagcaatggatcatcctcgatcggagtttcgccagctgagctccgcgaagatcgagagattatcgtcaagattcgtgacagcgacacccgcgaaaccctccgccggcggacaccaagggagatcgtcgagcaggctgagaggacacgggagcaagccgcccggaggaaagccagtgccccccttggtggtggctgccacttcttagcggcgaaggttctcccctctggggatgtgaagatgacggcgaatagcgcttccggtgcggagttgctacgaaagcatgctgacggctggttgaaatcattcggcccagcagcacatgttaggaagccgacatggggggtagtagcgcgcggtatcgatacgaagacgatgctgttgacacaggagtcgatggcggggatggcgaaggagctggtacgccaaaacagccactcatggggtgatacccaggttgaaatcctccaccttggctggctagtaaaacctggcaagcgtcgtgaaggctctatcatcattgaattcaccgacccggtggttgcaaaccaggcgatcacgcagggtacgctctggcagcaccaagtgcaccagactacccgcttctgccgagaaggccgttcgaaattatgcctgaaatgtcagaaaccaggacatgtacactcacagtgtctaaacgaataccagtgcggccactgtgcgaagcaacacccgacctgggagtgtgctaagcaaggggacgtcgaagtgaaatgcgccaattgtggcggaggccataggccaacgagcgacgcatgcgaagtaagaacagcagcgaaagaaggggcaagactagcactggctaacagccctctattccatcgtgtgccactccacttccggcaaagggagactacgaagggtagtaccactacctcccagtcccaacagggactcgataccccaatccacgcgccgcagcaaactgcacagcgcacgacgatatatcgggcagcacctacatcgaatcggacggtgatcgcatcgcatccgacagagaacgcacctcatccgacagagaacgcatcgcatccgacaaaagaaattcggaggatgtatacaaaggttggggtggagaagccccaacgaagaaaggagcccagccatgtgatgcgaactagatcgagaacgtcggaggatgacgatctacctatcataccagaggagctcgctgaaactgcctcagcagtaagccagtcggctcgctctttgaggtcacagaaccaagagactatgcagttcatgacagatccggagaaacagctccagacgtcatataagaagaggaggatgacagcaccagctgatgatatggcggaggactacgttatggatgaacaaccccgaacgactcggcgataccaactggtacgacacaaagttgctgaaatcgacgaagatgcggaagaggagttccatgatgcgtcggagcacagtgatgatccaggaacagacaccaacaacaccaccacatctcaatga
- a CDS encoding Na/H antiporter, putative, with the protein MPTLALINFNIVCATLGGFISLFGLVSYLCKEQFYLSEALISLLAGVLFSPHAANFIRPEDYALHSDENLEVITLHFTRLVLGVQLVLAGVQLPKRYLQIEWRSLGLLLGPGMAAMWMCSSLVIWAMVPNFKFLHALIIGACVTPTDPVLSNSIVKGKFADKHVPLELQRIIIAESGANDGLGYPFLFFAIYLLQYTGMGSQSFSGGVGKAMALWFYETWAYTILLSLLYGTLVGWIARKLLHWAEEKRYVDRESFMVFAIALALFIVGTCGLIGTDDLLACFIAGNVFTQDDWFRLETIDDSLQPTIDMLLNLSVFMWFGAVCPWSSFLGNSVIPIHRLIFLGILVLLVRRLPIVFTMHTWIPQIELVSQAAFVGFFGPIGVGAIFYLSVSLEFLRKIQVNGEAPEDVKQVMESIRVVVWFLVICSIVVHGLSVPVGKAGYHLPATISSVISTSTHEEREPIPISNISHTHSTATPLTTGEDASFRSRKRGFRSVTPHPPFFGIGRSPSHQPGMGQDDEPERPVHLVIHPTRSGDNKPQPYRAKCCSDLPVFGIIYGDCSACDDYLHSIAMGIRLGYRIQSKKYACYPLTHKTLINHGVDQICSYDFVGYGELSPGFI; encoded by the exons ATGCCGACACTCGCCTTGATCAACTTCAACATCGTCTGCGCAACGCTCGGGGGGTTTATCTCCCTCTTCGGGCTAGTATCCTACCTTTGTAAGGAGCAGTTCTATCTATCCGAAGCAT TAATCTCCCTGCTAGCCGGGGTGTTATTCTCTCCCCATGCagccaatttcatcagaccGGAAGACTACGCACTCCACTCCGACGAAAATCTCGAGGTAATCACTTTGCATTTTACCCGCTTAGTGCTAGGCGTGCAGCTAGTTCTAGCCGGAGTCCAACTCCCAAAGCGGTATCTGCAGATCGAATGGCGGAGCCTAGGGCTACTCCTTGGACCAGGAATGGCTGCCATGTGGATGTGCAGTAGCCTAGTGATCTGGGCCATGGTCCCGAACTTCAAGTTCCTTCATGCCCTGATCATCGGCGCATGCGTGACCCCAACCGACCCTGTTCTGTCCAATTCCATTGTCAAGGGCAAGTTTGCTGATAAACATGTTCCTCTTGAGCTGCAGAGGATTATCATCGCTGAATCTGGCGCTAATGATGGTCTTGGCTACCCGTTCCTTTTCTTTGCGATTTATCTCCTCCAGTATACTGGGATGGGAAGCCAGAGCTTTAGCGGTGGTGTGGGGAAGGCGATGGCGCTGTGGTTCTATGAGACCTGGGCATACACAATTTTGTTGAGTTTGTTATATGGAACTCTGGTTGGTTGGATTGCGAGGAAGTTGTTGCACTGGGCAGAGGAGAAGCGCTATGTTGACCGGGAGAGCTTTATGGTGTTTGCCATTGCTCTTGCA CTGTTCATTGTGGGAACCTGTGGTTTGATTGGGACAGATGACCTTCTTGCCTGTTTCATTGCTGGAAACGTATTTACGCAAGA TGATTGGTTCCGCCTTGAGACCATAGACGATTCCCTCCAACCAACAATCGACATGCTTCTCAACCTCTCTGTCTTCATGTGGTTTGGAGCGGTCTGCCCGTGGTCATCCTTCCTGGGCAATAGCGTGATTCCAATCCATCGGCTCATCTTCCTGGGAATATTAGTCCTCCTAGTCCGCCGTCTCCCGATCGTTTTCACCATGCACACATGGATCCCGCAGATTGAGCTCGTCTCCCAGGCTGCTTTCGTCGGCTTCTTCGGTCCCATCGGAGTGGGCGCCATCTTCTACCTGTCAGTCAGCCTTGAATTCCTGCGCAAGATTCAAGTCAACGGCGAAGCCCCAGAGGATGTAAAGCAAGTCATGGAGAGCATCCGGGTTGTGGTCTGGTTCCTAGTAATCTGTAGTATT GTTGTGCATGGCCTCTCGGTCCCAGTTGGAAAAGCCGGATATCACCTCCCAGCAACCATTTCCAGCGTCATCAGCACCAGCACACACGAGGAGCGAGAACCAATCCCCATCTCAAATATCAGCCACACGCACAGCACGGCCACACCTCTTACAACGGGAGAGGATGCGAGTTTCCGCAGCCGCAAGCGTGGTTTCCGGAGTGTAACGCCCCACCCGCCATTCTTTGGCATTGGTCGTTCGCCGTCCCACCAGCCCGGCATGGGCCAGGATGATGAGCCGGAAAGACCTGTTCACCTGGTTATTCATCCGACTAGAAGCGGGGATAACAAGCCGCAGCCCTA CAGAGCGAAGTGTTGC AGCGATTTGCCGGTATTCGGGATAATCTATGGAGATTGCTCAGCCTGTGATGACTACCTCCATAGCATAGCCATGGGCATTCGACTCGGCTATAGGATTCAGAGTAAGAAATACGCATG TTACCCTCTCACACACAAGACGCTTATCAACCATGGCGTCGATCAAATTTGCTCATACGACTTTGTCGGTTATGGAGAACTTTCTCCAGGATTCATCTGA
- a CDS encoding WD40/YVTN repeat-like-containing domain, with protein sequence MSTPTDLQALLASIRPRPSPSNTPGQDNSHAQRQSYYQPGLFPPHPPQQQPYDGQSYPHPQSHGYQHPSVSSTIQSPAPMNAPPHQGSDILSPNVPSPRGEWVQQPQPQHTNPGSVDLLNLLRFSQRPSASPQPQAPAAAPEHLQTPSAQGALASHGRSISASDLVATLFGQQTPTAPAAPAAATAGPPKAFQSGQPEGPNENTQDMLLRLLNRSQPGPAVAESPALASTQQAPYIQAAVDERQNQTAKNIFVEVVDESPKALANPETVVSPNSKDSMFTYVNPFDQLAAISPVNRSSQNASGIQSPALEVMQKQKTNLSAKVEHWQTPELAAPRERAQSPVLSESQREAVHEVVGRLVDEIGRSLSGDEPQAVMEAKAAASNVQEDSSEAVLSSIASHLGKTAAESKEAASLTQVDEPVKATEPSVVPAAPKATETTEALADSWESAEDSAEKEEERVVSVHNFPMRPFISIAVKATSGKITTFRDDDVMDIARLKKEFDQLDRSLTAATSEYIVYALAKTGGIRIIRQDDGSDRQVFRSTRDRVFNVALCTAPSAAGDSEVQAILGIGVSGSVYWALISRSGKDFFDVDALESESLIFPPFPASDENTSGGQLKTRAKRSTRHTNLFAIGRGKNIYVVSPKAAMSPAYGVSGTQRTVNTEKFFKERALKISTGKAGKDFAFSDDDSVIASLDKTGRLRFWDINDMLNDASLMEGPAPAEIRVPLTTFVTGSPTEKSWPTSVLFLDKLRAYSRSMALRYVLVGLKQNHTLQLWDIGLGKAVQELKFPHENESDAICSVAYHPASGVIVVGHPTRNSIYFAHLSAPRYNLPQMSQAAYIRDLNDKDNTLPKPESTACLSGIREISLGSKGQLRSLELLPITKAATDKRGTEENPLFELYVMHSRGVTCLNIKKEDLGWTADNKVIRPIDAMEHGLIEISDLQTFPTYAIDDPSVNGDTASTQSRVAPKELAKKPEIGELASGVAPSRNASPTKLAKKKEEPSEPAAAPVVVEKSEKKKKKKAAAAAEAAKAKEPSVTVGVEPLPVPSGTAKELETLVSCASQAADHAVPTFGFSSELLNKHIQTLQGSVQSEFNKSLGHEFENLHRRFDDERRSWDAASSAKQDQVLRLVSSTLSDNVEKNLTRIVSASIQTDVIPVIADATSVAVNKQLNSAVSQQLGGAFNEELRQVLPKAVINAMQQAPVVKAVSDSVAQKLAPRIEVEVTRVMQSSITPMIESLARTTKKVESDMERHFQAQINHYEAQRQSDTAKIEEMSAVLRGLSKTVSMLAANQSHQIQQSQSPQLEMSNREILNVHKRSSSTRQPSENHARIPQPLSQPVPQPPAIQAPAPVPVASPVVRSPEEIEMGDIVQLINTGHYEQGTIKWLQSNQQADLFDNYFVHISPAYLSRLSAIVMLSVAVAVTTTMQSNIGQRLHWLEVVLQNVNPRDTDLREVAPRILDIMSQRLNTLYMSVVERNPHDPILRLISPLARRARELHASLS encoded by the exons ATGTCCACCCCCACCGATCTCCAGGCTCTCTTGGCCAGTATCCGGCCCCGCCCTTCTCCTTCGAACACTCCTGGTCAGGATAACTCTCATGCCCAGCGCCAATCGTATTACCAGCCCGGTCTGTTCCCGCCGCACCCTCCGCAGCAGCAACCTTACGATGGCCAGAGCTACCCTCATCCCCAGTCGCATGGCTACCAACACCCATCGGTATCCTCGACTATTCAAAGTCCTGCGCCAATGAATGCTCCCCCTCATCAGGGCTCTGACATCCTGAGCCCCAATGTGCCTTCTCCTCGGGGCGAATGGGTCCAGCAGCCGCAACCGCAGCACACCAACCCAGGCTCTGTGGATCTTTTGAATCTTCTCAGGTTCAGCCAGCGTCCAAGTGCTTCCCCTCAGCCGCAGGCCCCAGCTGCAGCTCCCGAGCACTTGCAGACTCCGTCGGCCCAGGGAGCTCTTGCGTCGCACGGACGAAGTATTTCTGCATCTGACCTAGTTGCTACTTTGTTCGGTCAACAGACCCCTACTGCCCCTGCAGCCCCTGCGGCTGCGACCGCTGGCCCTCCCAAGGCATTCCAATCTGGTCAGCCTGAGGGCCCTAATGAGAACACACAGGATATGTTACTTCGCCTGCTCAACCGTTCTCAGCCAGGTCCTGCTGTCGCTGAATCACCGGCGCTAGCTTCAACTCAGCAGGCACCATATATTCAAGCTGCCGTTGATGAACGTCAGAACCAGACAGCCAAAAATATATTTGTGGAAGTTGTGGATGAAAGTCCTAAGGCGCTTGCGAACCCGGAAACGGTCGTATCGCCCAACTCGAAGGACTCAATGTTCACCTATGTCAATCCATTTGACCAATTGGCCGCTATCTCTCCTGTCAACAGGTCCTCCCAGAATGCCTCTGGCATCCAGAGCCCAGCTCTTGAAGTCatgcagaagcaaaagaccAATCTTTCTGCCAAGGTGGAGCATTGGCAGACACCAGAGCTTGCAGCCCCCAGGGAGAGGGCCCAGTCGCCAGTCTTGAGCGAAAGTCAGAGAGAGGCTGTCCACGAAGTCGTCGGTCGTCTCGTAGATGAGATTGGCCGCTCTCTCAGCGGCGATGAGCCTCAGGCTGTAATGGAAGCCAAGGCTGCCGCCTCTAATGTCCAGGAGGATTCCTCCGAGGCAGTTCTCTCGTCGATCGCTAGTCATTTGGGCAAGACTGCTGCTGAATcaaaagaagcagcaagCTTGACCCAGGTTGATGAGCCCGTGAAGGCGACAGAACCCTCCGTGGTTCCAGCTGCCCCGAAGGCGACTGAGACCACTGAGGCTCTAGCTGACAGCTGGGAGAGTGCGGAGGACAGCGCcgaaaaggaagaagaaagagttGTCTCTGTTCACAACTTCCCAATGAGGCCCTTCATTTCCATCGCTGTGAAAGCTACGTCTGGAAAAATTACAACCTTTCGTGATGACGATGTCATGGACATTGCTCGTCTGAAGAAGGAGTTTGATCAGCTTGACCGCTCGTTGACTGCAGCTACATCGGAATATATCGTGTACGCACTCGCCAAAACCGGTGGAATTAGAATTATTCGACAAGACGACGGTAGTGACCGACAGGTGTTCCGTTCCACCCGTGATCGAGTTTTCAACGTTGCTTTGTGTACAGCTCCTTCTGCGGCTGGTGACTCCGAAGTCCAGGCCATCCTAGGCATTGGAGTCAGTGGCTCTGTATACTGGGCTTTGATCTCGCGTTCAGGAAAGGATTTCTTTGATGTGGATGCTTTGGAAAGCGAAAGCTTGATCTTCCCACCTTTCCCGGCCTCAGACGAGAACACCTCTGGTGGCCAGCTGAAAACGCGAGCCAAGCGGAGCACTCGTCACACCAATTTGTTTGCCATTGGTCGGGGCAAGAACATCTACGTTGTTTCACCAAAGGCAGCAATGAGCCCTGCCTACGGCGTTTCTGGCACTCAGCGCACAGTTAATACCGAGAAATTTTTCAAAGAGCGTGCATTGAAGATTTCCACTGGTAAAGCCGGCAAAGATTTTGCATTTAGTGATGATGATTCCGTCATCGCCTCCTTGGATAAGACTGGCCGGCTGCGTTTCTGGGATATCAATGATATGCTTAACGACGCGAGCCTTATGGAGGGCCCTGCTCCTGCCGAGATCCGGGTGCCCTTGACAACCTTCGTCACTGGCTCCCCAACCGAAAAGTCTTGGCCTACTTCAGTGCTCTTCCTCGATAAGCTTCGCGCTTACTCGCGATCTATGGCGCTTCGTTATGTTTTGGTTGGACTCAAGCAAAATCACACCTTGCAGCTCTGGGATATTGGGCTGGGCAAGGCCGTGCAGGAGTTGAAGTTCCCGCACGAAAATGAGTCCGATGCCATCTGCAGCGTGGCTTATCATCCAGCATCGGGGGTCATTGTCGTTGGACATCCCACGCGTAACTCTATCTACTTTGCTCATCTCTCGGCTCCTCGGTACAATTTGCCTCAGATGTCACAGGCAGCCTACATCCGAGACCTCAACGATAAGGACAACACCCTACCCAAGCCCGAGTCGACTGCTTGCTTGAGTGGAATTCGGGAGATATCTCTCGGTTCCAAGGGTCAGCTAAGAAGCTTAGAGCTTCTGCCCATCACCAAGGCCGCTACTGACAAGCGCGGCACTGAGGAAAATCCCCTGTTTGAGCTCTACGTTATGCACTCGCGCGGTGTGACCTGCTTGAACATCAAGAAGGAGGACTTGGGCTGGACTGCGGATAACAAGGTTATCCGCCCTATTGATGCAATGGAGCACGGCTTAATTGAAATCAGCGATCTTCAAACTTTCCCCACATACGCTATCGACGACCCATCTGTCAACGGTGACACAGCCTCTACTCAGTCTCGCGTTGCTCCCAAAGAATTGGCGAAAAAGCCAGAGATTGGAGAATTGGCTTCTGGCGTTGCTCCTTCGCGTAACGCTTCGCCTACCAAgttggccaagaagaaggaagagccTAGTGAGCCAGCAGCTGCACCAGTCGTGGTCGAGAAGTctgaaaagaagaagaagaagaaggctgctGCCGCCGCTGAAGCTGCCAAGGCAAAGGAGCCATCCGTCACTGTCGGTGTCGAACCTCTGCCAGTCCCCTCCGGCACTGCCAAGGAACTCGAGACTCTTGTCTCTTGTGCGTCTCAGGCTGCCGACCATGCAGTGCCGACTTTCGGATTCTCAAGTGAACTTCTCAACAAACACATACAAACCCTGCAGGGCAGTGTTCAAAGCGAGTTCAACAAAAGTCTCGGCCATGAGTTTGAGAACCTCCATCGTCGCTTCGACGATGAACGTCGCAGCTGGGATGCTGCCTCGTCGGCCAAGCAAGACCAAGTGTTGCGCCTGGTCTCTAGCACGCTCTCCGATAACGTTGAGAAGAACTTGACCCGTATCGTTTCAGCCAGTATCCAGACCGATGTTATTCCTGTCATTGCCGATGCCACCTCTGTAGCAGTCAACAAGCAACTGAATAGCGCTGTCTCTCAACAGCTTGGAGGTGCGTTTAACGAGGAGTTGCGACAGGTTCTTCCCAAGGCTGTTATCAATGCTATGCAGCAGGCACCAGTGGTGAAGGCGGTCTCCGATTCGGTCGCACAGAAGCTTGCACCTCGCATTGAAGTAGAAGTTACCCGCGTCATGCAGTCTTCAATCACCCCCATGATTGAGAGCTTGGCACGTACCACAAAGAAGGTGGAGTCAGACATGGAACGCCACTTCCAGGCGCAGATCAACCACTACGAGGCGCAGCGCCAGAGTGATACCGCAAAGATCGAGGAGATGTCGGCCGTTCTGCGTGGCTTGTCCAAGACCGTTTCTATGCTGGCCGCGAATCAGAGCCACCAAATTCAGCAAAGCCAAAGCCCGCAGCTTGAGATGTCCAACCGCGAGATCTTGAACGTCCACAAGCGCTCCTCCTCAACTAGACAGCCAAGTGAGAACCACGCGCGCATACCACAGCCGTTGTCTCAGCCTGTGCCCCAGCCTCCGGCTATCCAGGCACCAGCCCCGGTTCCTGTTGCTTCCCCTGTCGTGCGATCTCCCGAGGAAATCGAAATGGGCGACATTGTGCAGCTCATTAATACCGGCCACTACGAGCAGGGCACTATCAAG TGGCTCCAATCAAACCAGCAAGCTGACCTGTTTGACAACTACTTTGTCCACATATCCCCCGCCTACTTGTCCCGACTTTCTGCCATCGTCATGCTCTCTGTGGCCGTTGCTGTCACCACTACTATGCAGAGCAACATTGGCCAGCGCCTCCACTGGCTCGAGGTGGTTCTCCAAAACGTGAACCCCAGG GACACTGATCTCCGCGAAGTCGCACCTCGTATTCTGGACATCATGAGCCAGCGCCTCAATACCCTGTACATGTCAGTCGTTGAGCGCAACCCGCATGACCCAATCCTGCGACTCATTTCACCCCTCGCTCGCCGTGCCCGCGAACTGCACGCCAGCCTATCTTAA
- a CDS encoding Bladder cancer-related BC10-like, translated as MFCLRSWLPLLFVPTNASPLFIISFVALTYIIHRPCIYCSALLLILFVSSCHWSDRCIFDLRSNWLAPRYTSEPGDYAISGNATYEATVSGEGLTEFVFDTMNSTAKALAGAVLETIQQRLSPNVLESRPNEWTGLGLEWVRSLLGRREWTLPCVDVKVRL; from the exons ATGTTCTGTCTACGAAG CTGGCTACCTCTCCTTTTCGTTCCGACCAACGCCTCCCCGCTCTTCATCATATCGTTTGTTGCGTTGACATACATCATTCACCGGCCATGTATCTACTGCTCCGCATTGCTCTTAATTCTTTTCGTCTCGTCGTGTCATTGGTCGGACCGCTGCATCTTTGACCTACGGAGTAATTGGCTCGCACCACGCTATACTTCAGAACCTGGCGATTATGCTATCTCAGGTAACGCAACGTACGAAGCAACGGTGTCTGGTGAGGGTCTGACGGAATTTGTTTTCGATACTATGAACTCCACCGCCAAAGCCTTGGCTGGTGCTGTGTTGGAGACCATCCAGCAACGACTTTCCCCTAATGTGTTGGAGTCAAGGCCCAATGAGTGGACAGGACTTGGGTTGGAGTGGGTGCGCAGCCTCTTGGGGAGACGGGAATGGACTCTACCATGTGTTGATGTCAAGGTTCGACTATGA
- a CDS encoding Export control protein CHS7-like, putative has product MGSTQFGNFHNFCRDSTLPVCNLFTNETATAAFGACDLTGIPLSGDRHLRNLGSILLAFIAIVLTVGMIWRSDKKQAAVGRREMQLFLLGFVIIEICEIFTVGGFPLSDAVRKGFSAVHIAAITATCWVLLMNALVGFQLLDDGTAASIGLIGASAAAFFIGTGYIALDTGFDWTGRFQSSHESPNRNIALYVLYQLFPLVCLVLFYLLEAVLVLRVLGEYRPMLYLTGAGLLFAIGQIFNYVISTHLCQASDGKINGALFETLFTLLSVIGVWAFWSSITEDDWPLPVGGGGYN; this is encoded by the exons ATGGGGTCCACTCAATTCGGGAACTTTCAT AACTTCTGTCGCGACTCAACCCTACCAGTCTGCAAT CTTTTCACCAATGAAACCGCGACTGCTGCCTTCGGCGCATGCGACCTGACCGGCATTCCTCTCAGTGGGGATAGACACCTTCGGAACTTAG GTTCGATTCTGCTGGCATTCATCGCCATTGTTTTAACCGTGGGTATGATATGGAGATCGGACAAGAAACAAGCTGCTGTCGGCCGGAG GGAGATGCAATTGTTTTTGCTCGGTTTCGTCATCATTGAGATCTGCGAGATCTTCACAGTGGGCGGCTTCCCGCTGAGCGACGCAGTCCGAAAA GGATTTTCTGCAGTACATATCGCCGCGATCACGGCTACTTGCTGGGTCCTTCTCATGAACGCACTTGTCGGCTTCCAGTTGCTTGACGACGGCACCGCGGCTTCCATCGGTCTCATCGGTGCATCTGCTGCGGCCTTTTTCATAGGAACAGGCTATATTGCCTTGGACACCGGATTTGATTGGACTGGCCGTTTCCAGTCAAGCCATGAGTCGCCAAATCGCAATATCGCCCTCTACGTTCTGTACCAACTCTTCCCACTTGTCTGCCTTGTTTTGTTCTACCTACTGGAAGCTGTACTAGTGCTCCGGGTCCTGGGCGAATACCGACCAATGC TCTACCTCACCGGTGCTGGCCTGTTGTTCGCAATTGGTCAGATCTTCAACTATGTGATCAGCACTCACCTGTGCCAGGCCTCGGACGGCAAGATCAACGGAGCTTTATTCGAAACGCTTTTCACCCTCCTTTCTGTCATAGGGGTCTGGGCCTTCTGGAGTAGTATCACTGAAGACGACTGGCCTCTGCCTGTGGGTGGCGGAGGTTATAACTGA
- a CDS encoding C-24(28) sterol reductase, with protein sequence MLIQESYHDVPTTADGQGTMRIYVFHPKIPGYPKARFPGVVVFSEIYQVTGPVARFARQIAGQGYICVAPSSYHEFTGPEALKYDAEDTDRGNAWKIGKKLAAYDEDASLSVDYLLSLPTCNGQVGATGMCLGGHLAYRCALDSRVKASVCYFATDIHSKTLALGKNDDSLERAGDIKGEMLLIFGKNDNHVPPEGRDLIRKTLHDKGVLFSFYEVAWAQHAFIRDELSKGRYDPAITKVCFEMLLELFGRTLKLDLGDHDGQKLVIEDVC encoded by the exons ATGCTCATCCAAGAATCCTATCATGATGTTCCCACCACAGCGGATGGACAGGGAACAATGC GTATCTATGTCTTTCACCCGAAAATCCCGGGCTACCCCAAAGCTCGCTTCCCCGGAGTCGTAGTTTTCAGCGAGATTTATCAAG TAACGGGCCCCGTGGCACGATTTGCACGCCAGATCGCAGGCCAAGGCTACATCTGTGTTGCTCCTTCGAGCTACCATGAATTCACTGGTCCGGAAGCTCTGAAGTATGACGCAGAGGACACGGACAGGGGGAATGCATGGAAGATTGGCAAG AAACTTGCCGCCTATGACGAGGACGCTAGTCTGAGCGTGGATTATCTGCTTTCGCTGCCCACTTGCAATGGCCAAGTTGGTGCCACGGGCATGTGTCTGGGTGGCCATTTGGCCTATCGTTGCGCGCTGGATAGCCGGGTCAAGGCTAGCGTGTGTTACTTTGCCACGGATATCCACAGCAAGACCCTCGCCCTGGGAAAAAACGATGATAGCTTGGAGAGAGCAGGAGATATCAAGGGTGAGATGCTATTG ATCTTTGGCAAAAATGATAACCACGTCCCGCCTGAGGGACGCGATCTCATCCGCAAGACCCTGCATGATAAGGGCGTCTTGTTTAGCTTCTATGAAGTCGCTTGGGCGCAAC ATGCCTTTATCCGTGATGAGCTCAGCAAGGGTCGGTATGATCCAGCTATTACCAAGGTCTGCTTTGAGATGCTACTCGAACTGTTTGGGCGCACCTTGAAGCTCGACCTGGGTGATCATGATGGACAAAAACTGGTGATTGAGGATGTGTGTTGA